The following are encoded in a window of Streptomyces griseiscabiei genomic DNA:
- a CDS encoding MarR family winged helix-turn-helix transcriptional regulator, translated as MPKPLSLSFDPISRADEHWKQRWGNVPSMAAITSIMRAQQILLAEVDAVVKPYGLTFARYEALVLLTFSQKGELPMSKIGERLMVHPTSVTNTVDRLVRSGLVDKRPNPNDGRGTLASITDKGREVCDAATRDLMSMDFGLGTYDAEECAEIFAMLRPLRVAAGDFEEG; from the coding sequence GTGCCGAAGCCGCTCAGCCTCTCCTTCGACCCCATCTCGCGCGCCGACGAGCACTGGAAGCAGCGCTGGGGAAACGTCCCGTCCATGGCCGCGATCACCTCGATCATGCGTGCCCAGCAGATCCTGCTGGCGGAGGTCGACGCGGTGGTCAAGCCGTACGGCCTGACGTTCGCGCGCTACGAGGCCCTGGTGCTGCTCACCTTCTCCCAGAAGGGCGAGCTGCCGATGTCCAAGATCGGCGAGCGGCTGATGGTGCATCCCACGTCCGTGACCAACACGGTCGACCGCCTGGTCAGATCGGGCCTCGTCGACAAACGCCCCAACCCCAACGACGGCCGCGGCACCCTCGCCTCCATCACCGACAAGGGCCGCGAGGTCTGCGACGCCGCCACCCGCGACCTCATGTCCATGGACTTCGGGCTCGGCACCTACGACGCCGAGGAGTGCGCGGAGATCTTCGCGATGCTCCGGCCGCTGCGGGTGGCGGCGGGGGACTTCGAGGAGGGGTGA